The nucleotide sequence TGCTCGCCGTCCGGCACCGTGCCCGGGATGGTCTTCTCGTACAGGAATGCGGCCGCCTCCGGCCACGCGCTCGCCTCCGCGAGCCGGTAGACCGCGACCGCCTGCGCACCCGCGTAGGTCGTCGCCGCCCGGATCAGCGCGGGCGGAGCGGCGCTCACCACGGGGAGCTGAGCGCTGAAATCGTCCTCATCCTCATCCGGGTGCAGGAAGAGGGCTCGGTACGTCTCAGCGCTCACGCGACACCTCCGGGCGGCTAGCGGCGCAGTTCTCGGCCGTGCACCGTGACCGCGTAGATCACGAGCACGTCGAGGGCGATCGCGATGATCGACCACCACGGCTGCGCCGGCAGCACCATCACATGCGAGACGGCACTGATCGCGGCGATGATCACCACGACGACGCGCGCCCAGGTGGCCCCCTGGAGCAGGAAGAGGCCGGCGAGCAGCAGCAGAACGCCGACGACCAGCGACCACCACCCCCACGCCGCCACATTGAACGAAGCCACGCCGCCCCCGGACCCGACGAAGTAGGCCGTATTGGGGCCGATGATCGCCATGATTCCGTAGAACAGGTCGATCGCCGCCCCGATGAAGAGCATGACCGCCGCGAAATAAGCCCAGCCGATCCAGCCGGTGGTTCTGACGTCCGACATCTCGCACCTCCCAGTGATCCTGTTGGGCGAATGGTGCGCCTCCGACAGCACTTCTGGCTATGCACCACTTGTCCCGGCCCCGGAGGGTCGGCGGCAGGTGCTGTCTAGCCGCGGCGCGTCAGGAGGTTCACACTTCGGCCATGAGTGAAGCCGACATCACGGCACCCACCACGCTCGGTCCGGGTTGCGTTCCGGGTGGGATGCCGTTGAAGATCCATCTCGGCGAACCGGAGTACGCCGCCCTGGTCCGCATCGCCCAGCACCGGCACACGACCGCCGCGAAGATGGTGGAGGAGCTCGTCCTCCACGCCCTCGCGCGTGCCGACGTCCCTCCGCCGGTGCAGGGGCCCATCAAGCGCCCGCACACCACCTACGACGACGCGACCCAGGGGTTCCGCCGAGACTGAGCGCACACGAAGGGACAGCCGAGAACGACGGGTGCGCGACCACGCCCACCCGATAGGCTGGCCACGTGCTTCTCTCCGATCGCGACATCAAGGCCGAGCTGGGTGCCGGGCGGATCTCTCTGGAGCCGTTCGAGGCGGAGATGGTCCAGCCGTCGAGCATCGACGTACGGCTCGACCGGTTCTTCCGGCTGTTCGACAACCACAAGTACCCCTTCATCGACCCGGCGGAAGACCAGCCCGAGCTGACCCGTTTCGTCGAGGTGGATGCGGACCAGCCGTTCATCCTGCACCCCGGCGAGTTCGTGCTCGGGTCGACGTTCGAGCTGGTGAGCCTGCCCGACGACGTCGCGGCGCGCCTGGAGGGCAAGAGCTCGCTCGGCCGGCTGGGACTGCTGACCCACTCCACCGCCGGATTCATCGACCCGGGATTCTCGGGTCACGTGACGCTGGAACTCAGCAATGTCGCTACGCTTCCGATCAAGCTGTGGCCGGGCATGAAGATCGGCCAGATGTGCTTCTTCCGGCTATCGTCCGCCGCCGAGCGGCCGTACGGATCGGCGGAGTACTCGTCCCGCTACCAGGGGCAGCGCGGGCCGACGGCGTCCCGTTCGTACCTCAACTTCCACCGCACCGACGTCTCCACCACCGAGGCAGGACGTCCCGCCTGACCCGCACGCCGACCGAGAGGGGCACCATGAGCGAGACCACCGACGCGGCCTTCGCACGGGCCCTGATCAGTTCGGGTCCGATGCCGGAGAACCCGCAACGGATGCACCTGTTCGGCCGGCTGGTCGGCAGCTGGACCGCCGACGTCCGGCTGCTCGACGAGGAGAACGGCGTGTGGAGTGAGTCCACCAACGAGTGGATCTTCGCCTACACGCTCGGGGGCCGGGCGGTGCAGGACGTCCTCGTGATCCGCGACGAGACCGACCCGGACGGCACCCGCGGCCGCGGCTCGACGGTCCGTGTGTACGACACGGCCCTCGGCGCATGGCGGGTCAGCTGGTTCGGGGCGGCGGCCGGCGACTTCTGCACGCTCGTCGCGACGCCCTACCGCCGCGACGGCATCCGGCAGGACGGCACGCAGACCGATGGCCGCCCCATCCGCTGGAACTTCTCCAACATCACCGACGACTCGTTCGAGTGGGACGGCTGGGTCTCCGACGACGAGGGCCGCACCTGGTGGCTCGAGCAGCACATCGACGCCACCCGCACGGGATGAGGCCGGCGCGGTGTTCGACGATTTCGACGCGCCGCAGCTCGACCGCTCGGTCTGGCTTCCGCACTACCTGCCCGCGTGGAGCTCGCTCGCCGAGACGCGTGCGAGCTACCTGATCCACGACTCCCGCCTGGAGTTGAGCATCCCGCCGGATCAGGGCCTGTGGTGCCCGGACGAGCACCAGCCCCCTCTGAGGGTCTCCGGGATGCAGACCGGCAACTTCTCCGGACCGGTCGGTTCGACCGTCGGGCAGCAGCCGTTCCGCGACGGACTGCGCGTCCGGGAGGCGCAGGAGGAGTTCCGCGGCTGCCTGGTCGACCGCGGCACGGTCGGCTTGCGCGCCTCCCTCTACCTCAGCCCGCGGTCGATGGCCTCGCTCTGGCTGGTCGGCTTCGAGGACGAGCCGGAGCGCAGCGGGGAGCTGTGCGTGATGGAGGTGTTCGGCCGCGACGTCGAGGAGGACGAAGCGCTGGTCGGGATGGGTTTCCACGCGTTCCGCGACCCGCGCCTCGCCGAGGACTTCGAGCGCATCCGGCTGCCGATCGACGTGACCGAGCCGCACGCCTACGAAGCGCACTGGGACGGCGACGAGGCGACGTTCCGGGTGGACGGCCGGGTGGTGCGGATACTGGATGCGCCCCCGCAGTACCCGCTGCAGCTCATGCTCGCCGTGTTCGATTTCCCGGAGTGGCCGGATGACCGCGCGGGCGGAGTGTTCGTGCCGACGCTCTCGGTCGACCGGGTCTGGGCGAACTGATTCGTGCCATCAGGGATGCCCGCGCGGGCATACGCCGCGCTAGTTATCCACAGTCAATTTCACAGGTGGAAAATATGAGCAGGACTCACAGCTGGCCCGAAGCTTCGAGGCTCTGGTCGGCGTACAGCGCGGGCAGCTGGAGGGTCAGCCAGGGGCTGAACGCCCACGGCGTCTCGCCGACGGCCGAGAGCAGAGAGCGCGGGTCGGCCCACGCCCACTCGGCGACCTCACTCGCGGCGGGCGACAGCTCGCCGACGACGGTGGCGGTGTAGACCGGGCACACTTCGTACTCGACGATGCCCGCCGCATCCACCGCGCGGTAACGGAAGTCCGGGAGCGCGATCGTCAGGTTGTCGATGCGGGCGCCGAGCTCGTGCTCCGCGCGCCGGACGACCGCATCCTCGATCGCCTCACCCGGGCCGGGGTGCCCGCAGAACGAGTTGGTCCAGACCCCGGGCCACGTCTTCTTCGTCAGAGCGCGGCGGGTGACCAGGATGCGACCCTCCCCATCGAAGAGGTGGCACGAGAAGGCGAGGTGCAGCGGAGTGGATTCCGTGTGCACCGTCGCCTTGTCCGCCGTGCCGATGGGCGTGCCGTCCTCGGCGAGCAGCACGACCTCTTCGCGGGGTGGCGTCATGCGTCCATACTAGGCGCGCCATCCTGCGACCCGGCCGGGCGTCCCGGCTGCCAGCCGAGGTTGCGTGCCATGGTCTCCAGCGTGCTCATCGTGGTGGCGTAGTCCTGCTCCGAGATGCCGTTCGCGAGCTCGGCGCGCACAGCCTCGACGCGGGCGAAGGCCTCGTCGTGAGCGGCGCGTCCCTCGTCGGTCAGCGTCGCGCGGTCGCCGTCGAACCAGACCCAGCCGCGCTCGACGAACTCGGCGAGGACGCGGTGGATGCGGTGGGCGCCCCGACGTCCGCCGCGGCGGTCGCGGTCGAACGGGTGGTGGCGGTGGCCCCACGGTCCGCCGAAGTCGCGCGCGGGACCCGGGAACGGGTATCCGCCGGGGAAGGGGCCGCCGACGTGCGGCGGGTAGGCGGCGAAGGGGTGGCCGGCGCGCACGGTGCCGAAGGCGAACCCGCGGTCGAAGCCGCGCTCGTACCCGCGCTCGAAGGCGTTCGGGTGGTCGTGGCCGTGGTGGTCGTGGTGCCCGCGCTGGTCACCGCGGGGGTCGTCGCCGTGGTGCTCATGTGCGCCGCCGTGCTCGGGGGAGGGACCGGCCGGTCGCTCGTCCCGCGGCTCCTGGCCGCGCCATCCCGGGCGGAACCCATGGCCGTGGCCGTAGCCGCGACCGAATTCGCGGCCGCCGGACCTCTCCGGCCGGTCGCCACGGTCGCCTCGGTTGCCATGGTCGCCTCGGTCGCCGTGCGGCATCCGGGCGGCGAGCTCGTCGGGAGTCGCGGGTCCGTCGGCGAGGGTGTGGAGGATGCGCCAGCTTCCGCGGCGCAGTCCCTGGTCGGCCAGTGCGTCGCGCATGCGGTCGTGCAGCCGGCCTTCGATCACGCCGAACCAGTACCCGGGCGGCGTCTGTGCGGGTGGTGTCTGTGCGGAGTCGTCGATGTTCGTCATCGTGGACTCTCCTTTCGATGTATGTACTGTTACAAGTAAATGTATAGTTACATGCATGAGCGATGGACGTCAAGAGGATCCGCCGATTCCGCCAGAGGCGGACATCGTCGCCATGGTCGAGAACGCACTGCTCGCGGTGCGCCGCGACCAGTCGCGGAGGCGCCCGCCGTGGGCCGACGGAATGCCCCACGGCCATGGGCACCACGGGGGTCGTGGCGGCCACTGGGGCAGCGGTCCCTTCGGTGCAGGACCGTTCGGGGCCGGTCCCTTCGCCCCCGGGTCGGGCGGGTCCGGGGCCGCGCCGGGCGGTCCCGGTGCACCGGCCGGCGCGCCCTTCGGCGACTCCGCGCGCCCCGGTCCCGGACGCCGGGGCCGCGACGGCTCCCTCGGCCGCATCGCCCGGGTGCGGATGCTCGAGGCGCTGGAGGGGGCAGAGGCCGACGGTCGCAGCCTGTCGGTGAGCGGCGTGGCCGAGGCCATCGGCGTCGACCAGCCACGCGCGAGCCGCCTGGTGCAGGAGGGAGTGGAGCGGGGACTCGTGCGTCGGGTGCCGGACCCGTCAGACGCGCGGCGTGCGCTCATCCAGCTCACCACCTCCGGAAAGGCTCAGCTGACCGAGCTGCGGTCGCACCGCCGCTCCGCGGTCGAGGCGGCGCTGTCGGCGTTCACGCCGGAGGAGGCACGCACCTTCGCCGAGCTCTTCGACCGCTTCGTGCGGGCGTGGCCGCGCCCCGGCGAGAGGGACGCTGAGAGCTGACCGCATCCTCTTGCCGCCGCCCCGGCCGCTCCCTATCCTGGGGCCCTCCCGGCTCGCGGGCGACGGCGCACCCGGTCGCATGAACCGCCTCACCTCGCTTCGCTGACGATCGTCGTCGAGCGGCCGGCGAGTTCAGAGACGAGACCCGCGATGACCGATAACGCCGCTTCCTCTCCCACCGTCGTGCTCGTGCACGGCGCCTTCGCCGACGCCGGCAGCTGGGCGGGGGTGGTCGAACTCCTGCTCGCCGAGGGCGTGAAGGTGCAGGCGCCCGCGAACCCGCTGCGCGGCCTGGCCGCCGACGCCGCCTACGTCCGCAGCGTGATCGAGCAGATCGAGGGTCCGGTGCTGGCCGTCGGCCACTCCTACGGCGGCGCCGTGATCACGAACGCCACGACCGGTCTCGCCAACGTGCGCGGCCTCGTCTACGTCGCCGCGTTCGCGCCGGACGAGGGGGAGGCGCTCGGGGATGTGGAGGCCGGCTCGACGGACAGCGTGCTGAACGCGGCGCTCAAGCCGGCGACGTATCCGACCGACGGCGAGCCCGCTCCAGAGCTCTACGTCGACCCGGCGCGGTTCCACGAGGCGTTCGCCAGCGACCTGCCGCCGGACCAGTCGGCCGTGCTCGGGGCGTCGCAGCGGCCCGTCGCCGCGGCCGCTTTCGCCGAGAAGACGGGGTCGCCCGCGTGGAAGACCCTCCCGTCGTGGGCCGTCGTCGCCGCGGGCGACAAGGCGGCCGGCGCCGATGTGATCCGCTCGATGGCCGAGCGGGCGGGCGCCGATGCGATCGAGCTGGAGGGCTCGCACGTGATCATGATCTCGCAGCCGCGCGCCGTGACCGACCACATCCTCCGCGCGCTCAAAGCGGTCTCCTGATGT is from Leifsonia sp. 466MF and encodes:
- a CDS encoding DUF7144 family membrane protein, coding for MSDVRTTGWIGWAYFAAVMLFIGAAIDLFYGIMAIIGPNTAYFVGSGGGVASFNVAAWGWWSLVVGVLLLLAGLFLLQGATWARVVVVIIAAISAVSHVMVLPAQPWWSIIAIALDVLVIYAVTVHGRELRR
- the dcd gene encoding dCTP deaminase, with the translated sequence MLLSDRDIKAELGAGRISLEPFEAEMVQPSSIDVRLDRFFRLFDNHKYPFIDPAEDQPELTRFVEVDADQPFILHPGEFVLGSTFELVSLPDDVAARLEGKSSLGRLGLLTHSTAGFIDPGFSGHVTLELSNVATLPIKLWPGMKIGQMCFFRLSSAAERPYGSAEYSSRYQGQRGPTASRSYLNFHRTDVSTTEAGRPA
- a CDS encoding glycoside hydrolase family 16 protein — its product is MFDDFDAPQLDRSVWLPHYLPAWSSLAETRASYLIHDSRLELSIPPDQGLWCPDEHQPPLRVSGMQTGNFSGPVGSTVGQQPFRDGLRVREAQEEFRGCLVDRGTVGLRASLYLSPRSMASLWLVGFEDEPERSGELCVMEVFGRDVEEDEALVGMGFHAFRDPRLAEDFERIRLPIDVTEPHAYEAHWDGDEATFRVDGRVVRILDAPPQYPLQLMLAVFDFPEWPDDRAGGVFVPTLSVDRVWAN
- the idi gene encoding isopentenyl-diphosphate Delta-isomerase encodes the protein MTPPREEVVLLAEDGTPIGTADKATVHTESTPLHLAFSCHLFDGEGRILVTRRALTKKTWPGVWTNSFCGHPGPGEAIEDAVVRRAEHELGARIDNLTIALPDFRYRAVDAAGIVEYEVCPVYTATVVGELSPAASEVAEWAWADPRSLLSAVGETPWAFSPWLTLQLPALYADQSLEASGQL
- a CDS encoding MarR family winged helix-turn-helix transcriptional regulator, which encodes MTNIDDSAQTPPAQTPPGYWFGVIEGRLHDRMRDALADQGLRRGSWRILHTLADGPATPDELAARMPHGDRGDHGNRGDRGDRPERSGGREFGRGYGHGHGFRPGWRGQEPRDERPAGPSPEHGGAHEHHGDDPRGDQRGHHDHHGHDHPNAFERGYERGFDRGFAFGTVRAGHPFAAYPPHVGGPFPGGYPFPGPARDFGGPWGHRHHPFDRDRRGGRRGAHRIHRVLAEFVERGWVWFDGDRATLTDEGRAAHDEAFARVEAVRAELANGISEQDYATTMSTLETMARNLGWQPGRPAGSQDGAPSMDA
- a CDS encoding MarR family winged helix-turn-helix transcriptional regulator, whose amino-acid sequence is MSDGRQEDPPIPPEADIVAMVENALLAVRRDQSRRRPPWADGMPHGHGHHGGRGGHWGSGPFGAGPFGAGPFAPGSGGSGAAPGGPGAPAGAPFGDSARPGPGRRGRDGSLGRIARVRMLEALEGAEADGRSLSVSGVAEAIGVDQPRASRLVQEGVERGLVRRVPDPSDARRALIQLTTSGKAQLTELRSHRRSAVEAALSAFTPEEARTFAELFDRFVRAWPRPGERDAES
- a CDS encoding alpha/beta fold hydrolase encodes the protein MTDNAASSPTVVLVHGAFADAGSWAGVVELLLAEGVKVQAPANPLRGLAADAAYVRSVIEQIEGPVLAVGHSYGGAVITNATTGLANVRGLVYVAAFAPDEGEALGDVEAGSTDSVLNAALKPATYPTDGEPAPELYVDPARFHEAFASDLPPDQSAVLGASQRPVAAAAFAEKTGSPAWKTLPSWAVVAAGDKAAGADVIRSMAERAGADAIELEGSHVIMISQPRAVTDHILRALKAVS